One part of the Malus sylvestris chromosome 2, drMalSylv7.2, whole genome shotgun sequence genome encodes these proteins:
- the LOC126599658 gene encoding haloacid dehalogenase-like hydrolase domain-containing protein Sgpp isoform X1, translating into MLALPSSRLVPSHHFPKTHLQKTHTRNPTKSGSTSLTMASLPSNAHPLDRKSSLACVAPLEAILFDIDGTLCDSDPFHYYAFREMLQEVGFNGGVPITEEFFSEKITGGHNEYLCSILFPDWDIERARQFLVDKEAMFRRLISEKIEPLKGLPRLRQWIEKQGLRRAAVTNAPKLNAELILSKLKLTDFFEIVVLGEECVRAKPFPDPYLTALEKLNLSNEHAFIFEDSVSGVKAGVAAGMPVVGLGTRNPEEALINAGASFVIKDFDDPKLWEALEEIVKKVD; encoded by the exons ATGCTCGCTCTCCCTTCTTCTCGTCTTGTTCCTTCTCACCACTTTCCCAAAACCCATCTCCAGAAAACTCACACACGCAACCCCACTAAATCCGGATCTACCTCACTAACAATGGCGTCCCTTCCATCAAATGCTCACCCACTCGATAg AAAATCTTCTCTAGCTTGTGTCGCACCTCTAGAAGCAATTCTATTTGATATTGATGGAACATTGTGTGATTCAGATCCCTTCCATTATTATGCTTTCCGTGAAATGCTTCAAGAA GTAGGTTTTAATGGTGGGGTTCCTATCACTGAGGAATTCTTCAGTGAGAAGATAACTGGAGGTCATAATGAGTATCTTTGTAGTATCCTCTTTCCTGATTGGGATATCGAAAGAGCAAGACAGTTTTTGGTAGATAAGGAAGCCATGTTCCGAAG ATTGATATCTGAAAAGATAGAACCTCTTAAGGGCCTACCTAGGTTGCGCCAATGGATTGAAAAACAAGGCTTGAGACGGGCTGCAGTAACAAATGCTCCAAAACTAAATGCCGAGCTAATATTATCAAAGTTGAAGCTCACGGATTTCTTTGAAATTGTTGTTCTTGGAGAGGAATGCGTACGAGCAAAACCATTTCCTGATCCTTACTTGACCGCTCTTGAAAAGCTTAACCTGTCAAACGAGCATGCTTTCATCTTTGAG GATTCTGTTTCGGGAGTGAAGGCTGGAGTAGCAGCCGGAATGCCGGTAGTGGGTTTAGGCACAAGGAACCCCGAGGAAGCATTGATTAATGCCGGAGCCTCCTTTGTTATTAAAGATTTTGATGACCCAAAATTGTGGGAAGCACTGGAAGAGATTGTGAAGAAGGTGGACTAA